The following coding sequences lie in one Danio rerio strain Tuebingen ecotype United States chromosome 3, GRCz12tu, whole genome shotgun sequence genomic window:
- the pctp gene encoding phosphatidylcholine transfer protein (The RefSeq protein has 1 substitution compared to this genomic sequence), with amino-acid sequence MALAFSDEEFQQAWTELDEPQLDGGWEFFTETMNVKIYRLYNKETGLYEYKVFGSLSGCSPELCAEVYMDLNYRRQWDSYVKELHEKDYNDQKAIYWEVKYPMPLSNRDYVYVRERRDLDVSGRKICVVLAKSTSVSQCPEKRGVIRVKDYKQSLAIESDGSGGTKMFMNYFDNPGGMIPTWLVNWAAKTGVPSFLTDMKKACSNYSDYCKNSK; translated from the exons ATGGCTCTTGCATTCAGTGATGAGGAGTTTCAGCAGGCGTGGACGGAGCTGGACGAGCCGCAGCTGGACGGAGGATGGGAGTTTTTCACCGAGACCATGAACGTCAAGATCTACCGACTCTACAACAAG GAGACGGGTTTGTACGAGTATAAAGTGTTTGGTTCTCTGTCCGGCTGTCCTCCAGAGCTCTGCGCCGAGGTTTACATGGACCTCAACTACAGGAGACAGTGGGACTCCTATGTCAAAG AGCTGCATGAGAAAGACTACAATGATCAGAAGGCTATATACTGGGAGGTGAAATATCCAATGCCGCTGTCCAACAGGGAT TATGTGTATGTGCGCGAGCGAAGGGATCTGGACGTGTCCGGACGGAAGATCTGTGTGGTTTTAGCCAAGAGCACGTCTGTGTCTCAGTGTCCGGAGAAAAGAGGAGTGATCCGAGTCAAAGACTACAAACAGAGCCTGGCCATAGAGAGTGACGGCTCCGGAGGAACCAAAA TGTTTATGAACTACTTTGATAATCCTGGAGGAATGATCCCGACGTGGCTGGTCAACTGGGCAGCAAAG ACGGGCGTTCCTTCATTCCTCACCGACATGAAGAAAGCCTGCAGCAACTACAGCGACTACTGCAAAAACAGCAAGTGA
- the tmem100a gene encoding transmembrane protein 100 has protein sequence MPQNTLPLDPAMPTELLKDTMTIPGAPERILAEKTNNNEPQAQAPAVIIPLVNEVQLTAATGGAELSCYRCTVPFGVVVLIAGIVVTVVAYTFNSHGSTISYFGLVLLSAGLVLLALSAVCWKVRMERKKERRRESQTALMAHQRSIFA, from the coding sequence ATGCCTCAAAACACTCTGCCCCTTGACCCTGCGATGCCCACCGAGCTCCTGAAAGACACCATGACCATCCCTGGAGCTCCCGAGCGAATCCTGGCTGAGAAAACCAACAACAACGAGCCTCAAGCCCAAGCCCCGGCCGTCATCATTCCTCTGGTCAACGAGGTGCAGCTAACGGCGGCCACCGGCGGCGCGGAGCTGTCCTGCTACCGCTGCACTGTCCCATTCGGCGTGGTGGTCCTGATCGCCGGCATCGTTGTGACCGTGGTCGCGTACACCTTTAATTCACATGGATCCACCATATCGTACTTCGGACTGGTGCTGCTGTCGGCTGGGCTGGTTCTGCTGGCGTTGAGTGCGGTATGCTGGAAGGTGCGgatggagagaaagaaagagagaagacgagagagtcagaccgcactgatGGCACACCAGAGGAGCATCTTTGCCTGA